CCCCGGGATCTGGCATGAAGAGGCGGGGTCCGCTACTTGACGGCGTTGATGCGGGCCAGGACGGCCTCGGCCCCGATCTCCTTGGCGTAAGCCTGCTTCACCGGCTCGGCCAGCTCCAGGAGCTTGGCCCGTTCCGTGAACGGGTGGGTGCGCAGCTTGCCTTCCTTCTGGAGCCGGTCCAGGCGCTGCTGGTCCTCGGTCGACTCGACCTGGCGGCCGTAGGCTCCCGCCTCCTTCCCGGCCTTCAGGACGGCGGCCTGGAGCTCGGTCGGCAGCTTGCGGAACGTCTTGCCGCTGATGCAGATGGGCCGGATCGTGATGGCGTGCTGGGTCAGCGAGATCTCGGGACCCACCTCGTAGAACTTCATCTGCTCCATCCCGGCGCTCTCGTTCTCGGCGCCCTGGATCACGCCGGTCTGGATGGCGTTGTAGACCTCGTTGTAGGCGATGACGGTGGGCGCCGCGGTGATCGCCTGGAACATGCGGGTCTGGATCGGCGCCCCCATCACCCGGATGCTCAACCCGCGGAGCTCCTCCATGTTGCGGACCGGCTTCTTGGCGATGATGTTACGCACGCCGCCGCCGGCGTACCCGATCAGCATGACGTCGGCTTTCTTGGCCACCTCGTCGGCGATGGGCTGAAGGGCATCGCTGTCCAGCACCTTGTTCCAGTGGGCGAGGTCGCGGAAGAGGAACGGCATGTCCATGAGCGGCGCGCCCTTGGAGAAGGTCGACATGTGCGACGGCGCCACGATCGCGTAATCGACCGAGATGCCCTGGCTCATGTAGGCGAAGTAGTCCTTCTCGAGTCCCAGCTCGCCGTTCCGGTGCAGCACGAAGTTGACCGGCCGGCCGTAGTACTTCTTGACCAGCTCCTCGAACTTGAGAAGGGCCCGGTTGAAGGCGTGGTCGTCGTTGAACTGCACCGCCCCCTTGAGGGCGATCGTCTGGGCGGCGGCTGGCCACGGGGCGGTGGCCACCAGCAGGGTGGTGAGAGCGAGCACGAGGATGACTCGTCCCTGGCGAAGGCTCATGGGTACCCTCCCTCCGGCTCGGGTTGCGTTGGAGGAGCGATGTCGCGTGTCGGACCGTCCCGGGGTGCCGAAAATCTATGCGCAGAGGGCGCGCAAGTCAAGGGGCCCGGCGGCGGGAATCGCGCCTTCCGCCCGCCAGGCGGCGGCTACAGGCCGGGGACCGGCGGGAGGTCCAGCTCTCGCGCGATCGCCCGCAGCGCGTCCGCCGTGGGCCCGTCCAGCGGCATCCCGGCCTGACGCCGCGCGCGTTCTCGCTGGAAGCCCCGCTCGCCCGGCAGGTAGATCTGCTGGACGCCGGGGGCGAGAGTGCAATCCTTGGTCGCCCGGATGAGATCGTCCATCCGCTCGACGAACTCCTCGTAGGGGATGAAGTGGTCGATGTTGATGGCGCCGAGCGCGAAGCTGTCCCGTTCCGGCGTGTCGTGGGGAGCGAACTCGCTGAGCCCTGCCATGTAGGCGCCGCCCATCAGGACCCCGGTGAGGACGTTCACCATGACCGACAACCCGAACCCCTTGTAGCCGCCCAGGGGCAGGAGCGCGCCTCCCTTGAGAAAGCCCCCCTCGTTCACCCGGCTAGGATCCTCGACGGGATTCCCTTCCCGGTCGATGGCCCAGCCGACCGGGATCTTCTCGCCACGGCTGGCGTAGACGCGAAGCCGCTCGAAGGCGATGGCGGCGGTGGCCATGTCCAGCACCACCGGGTGCTCGCTCTTGGCCGGCGCCGCGATGGCGATCGGATTGGTGCCGGTCCTGGCGTCCAGGCCGCCCGGCGGCACCACGAGCGGCACGCCGTTGGTCAGGGCGATGCCGATCATCCGGTGGGGCAGGGCCTTCATCGCGTAGAACTTCGCGCTGCCGCAGCTGTTCGAGTTGCGAACCCCGACCCAGCCGATGCCGATCTCGCGCGCCTTGCCGATGGCCATGTCCATCGCGCGGGTGGCCGCCACGGCGCCGATGCCGTCGTGGGCGTCCAGCAGCGCGGTCGCCGGCGCCTCGCGGACGACCTCGAGCGGCGTGAGGGGATTGGTTCCCCCGTCGCGGATCTTGTGCACCCAGATGGCGCAGAGCCGCATGCCGTGGTCGCCTTCGCCGCGAAGGCTCGCCTGAATCATCGAGTCCGCGGTCACTTCAGCATCGGGACGCGGCACGCCCACGGCCTCGAAGGCCCGGACGGAAAACTCTCGGAGCGCCTCCACGGGGACTCTCACCGCCATCGCGCGCGTGTCCGTCACAGGCCATTCCTTTCGCGATCGCGAGGGTTATCGACAGCGGCCGGCACCGCGCCGCGTGACCGCTCCCACCCTACCTGAAGGCCGTTCCGGCGTGCAAGCGACGGTCGCGCGGGAGCTACGCCGCCGGTGGATCGGGCGTCAGCTCGACGACGAGACCGTTCCCCCAGCCGTATTTCGCCACCGACCGGGCCTGAACCGCCGCGCTCAGCTCGGGCTCCGGCCTGGCCTCGATGATTCGGGCGCGGCCTGTGAACGTGGCGTCCCCGACCCGCCAGCGGACCCGCGGGTCGGCCCTGGCGTTGCGGACCCACTGCGCGCGCTCGCGGTGCTCGGCGATGACGTAGTGGTGCCCGTCGTGCTCGGTGAACCAGATCTCGATCTCGCGCGGCTGGCCGGTGCGGCGTCCGGTCGTCGTGAGGTAGAGGTACAGCGGGTCGGTCTCGGCGTCGCCCGTCACGGATGCGATGACATCCCGGGTTTTCCCTTCCGGCGCGGTGCGCGACGCTCAACCGGGGCGGGAGTAGGAGCCGTCCCGGCCGGCTGATCCCGGGAACACCTCCAGCTCCGTGAACACCCCGTAGTGGTCCGACGGCCACAGCACCCGACCGTCGTCGAGTCGGCCGGGAGAGTTCAGCACCACGCGGCTGGCGAGGACCCGGCCCGGGACCTCCGACCCCGGCATCATGAACACGAAATCCACCCGGCGCGACACCGTCGGGGTCGAGGCATAGACGCGCTGCCACACGGTGGGTCCGGGGTCTCCGGGGTTCGCGGCGCGGAAGGTGTCCACGAACCCGGCGCGCTCGATGAGGGCGCTGATGGCCGTCGAGCCCTCCGTGGCATTGAAGTCGCCCATGAGGACAGTGGGCAGAAGCCCCCGCCGGGCCTGCAGGATGTCGATGACGCGCGGCGCCTCGCAGAAGCCGCGGGTGGTGTGGGTGGAGGCGACCGTCACCCGCCCCCACGGCGTCTCGAGGGTGGCGTAGAGCAGCACCCGGGGGTCGTACCAGCCGTTGCAGCGGGGCAGGTCATATTGTTCCCAGTCGATGATGGGAAACCGGCTGACGATGGCCGGGCCCTCGCTGAGGTTCATGAGCCAGGCCACGAAGCCGTTGAACCACTCGAAGGGAAAGAGGCGGAAGAGAGCGGTTCCGCGCACGTAGTGAAACCCGAGAGCGTCGGCCAGACGGGCGGCCACGTTGCCCCGCCACCGGTTCACCGAGGCTTCCTGCAGCCCGATGATGTCGGGGTCCAGCAGGCGCAGCTCCTGGACGGCCAGCTCCAGGCGGCGGTCCAGGTCCTGCGCGTCGCCGGAAAGTCCGGAGAGGGCGCCGCCGTGGAGGATGTTGTAGCTCACGTACTTGAGGGGAGGCTGGGCCATCGCCGGGGTGCTCCCCGCCAGCGGCAGCAGGGCGAGCAGGAGCAGCCGGATTCCGACTCTCATCATGCCCTGGATAGCCGAGATCGTGCGCGCTTGCAAGAGGGGTCTGATCTCCCGTCAAACGGCCGCCGGCTGAGGCATAATGAGGGGGTGCCGGGAGACCCGATCATGCCATACCTCGACGCCCCGCGGCCCACCATGGATACCCTGGGCCGGCCGCTGCGCAACCTGCGCGTGTCGGTGACGGACCGCTGCAACTTGCGCTGCCAGTACTGCATGCCCGAGGAGGAGTACGCCTGGCTGCCCCGCAAGGACCTCCTCACCTTCGAGGAGATCCGGGAGCTGGTCGGCATCTTCACCGAGCTCGGGGTCGACAAGGTGCGTCTCACGGGAGGAGAGCCGCTGCTGCGCCGGGACCTGCCGACCCTGGTGCGGATGCTCGCCGACACGCCCCGAATCCGCGACCTGGCGATCACCACCAACGGCGTCCTGCTGGCCGATCAGGCCGGAGCGCTCTGCGACGCGGGCCTGCACCGCGTGACCGTCAGCCTCGACTCGCTCCGGCCGGAGCGCTTCAAGGCGCTGACGCGGCGGGACACGCACGACCGGGTGCTCGGGGGCATCGAGGCTGTCCGGAGAGTCGGCTTCCGGGGCACCAAGCTCGACAGCGTGATCATCCGAGGGGTCAACGAGGACGAGCTGGTCGACCTGGTCGAGTACGCCAAGCGGGTGGGCGCCGAAGTCCGCTTCATCGAGTACATGGACGTGGGGGGCGCGACTGACTGGTCGATGGACCGCGTCGTCTCCCGGGCGACCATGCTCGAGACCCTGACCCGCCATTACGGCCCCATCGAGCCGGTCATCGAAGCGAGCTCGGCACCGGCGGACCGCTTCCGTCTGCCCGACGGGACGATCTTCGGGATCATCGCCTCCACCACGACCCCGTTCTGTCGAAGCTGCGACCGGAGCCGGCTCACGGCGGACGGCACCTGGTACCTCTGCCTCTACGCCCAGAAGGGCGTCGACCTCCGGACGCCGCTCCGGGCCGGCGCCCCGCGCGCCGACATCAAGGCCCTCATCGCCTCGACGTGGATCGACCGGCGGGACCGCGGGGCGGAGGAGCGCAAGGCCCTCGAGGCGGGGGGTGTGCGGGGCGTGCTGATCCAGATCGAGGGGCTCCGGCAGGATCCCCGGCTGGAGATGCACACGAGGGGAGGTTGATCAGCCGGCCCTTCGGCCCCACCGGGAAGCCAGTGGCCGTCATCGGTCAGGGAACCTGGCACATGGGTGAGGCCCGCGGCTCGCGGAAGGACGAGGTCGCGGCCCTGCGGCTCGGAATCGAGCTCGGCCTCACCCACATCGACACCGCCGAGATGTACGGCGACGGCGGCGCCGAGCGGGTCGTCGCCGAGGCCGTCGCGGGCCGGCGGGGCGACGTCTTCATCGCGACCAAGGTGCTTCCGTCCAATGCCTCCCACGCCGGCACGCTGCGGGCCTGCGAGCACTCCCTCAAACGTCTCCGCATCGACTACGTCGACCTCTACCTCCTCCACTGGTGGAGCGGCGAGCACCCGGTCGCCGAGACGATGCGCGCGATGGAGGAGCTGGTCGCCCGGGGTCTCGTGCGCTTCATCGGGGTGAGCAACTTCGACGTCGGGCAGATCAAGGCCGCCCAGGCCGCGCTCCGGCGCGAGCGGCTGGCTTGCAATCAGGTCCTCTATCACCTTCGCGACCGCGAGATCGAGAAGGCCGTCCTACCGTACTGCGAGGCGCAGGAGATCGCGGTGGTGGGGTACACGCCGCTGGCCCGGGGCGGCTACATGAGCGGGGCGGCCGCCGAGGTCGCCAGGCGCCACGGCCGGACGCCGCGTCAGGTCGCCCTCAACTTCCTGACCCGGCGCCCGGCCCTCTTCACGATCCCGAAGGCGAGCCGCCCGGACCACGTCCGGGAGAACGCGGCGGCGCTCGACTTCGCGCTGACGGAGGCGGACCTCCGGGCCATCGACGCCGCGTTCTGATCGGCCAGTGGCCGACGCCGAAAAGGAGCCCCGGCATGGATGAGCGCGTAACCAGCACGGCCTCGGGCCTGCGCTACGTCGACCTCGTGGAGGGCACGGGGGCCAGTCCGGCGGCCGGGGATCAGGTGGAGGTCCACTACACGGGCTGGCTCGAGGACGGCACCAAGTTCGACAGCTCGGTCGATCGCCGCCAGCCCTTCGTGTTCCCCCTGGGTCTCGGCCGCGTCATCAAGGGCTGGGACGAGGGGGTCGCGACCATGCGGACCGGCGGCCGCCGCCGGCTGATCATCCCCGCCCACCTGGGCTACGGCGACCGCGGCGCCGGCCGCGCGATCCCGCCCGGGGCGACCCTGGTCTTCGAGGTGGAGCTACTCCGGATCAGCCCCCGCTGAAGCGGCCGGGCACTCCCGGCCGGCCGCGAGGCGTCGCGCCGCTCAACCCTCCCCGAAGAGGTCGATGATCCGGAAGTGCTGGGAGCGGATCGCCGCGCGGCTCGGTCGGGACGAAGCGGAGACGTCACGGGCCGTGGTATGATCCGCGCCGATGGCCGGCAGCCGACCGCTGGAGGGGCAGGTCGCCTGGGTCACGGGATCCTCGCGCGGGCTGGGCCGGGCGATGGCCACCCATCTCGGCCGGCTCGGCGCCGCGGTGGCGGTGCACGGCACGACCCTGACCTCGGCGCGTGCCTTCGGCGAGGCGGAGTCTCTCGAGCAAGTGGCCCGTGACGTGGCGGCCGAGACGGGGAGCCGGGTCGTCGCGGTCTGGGCGGACCTCACCGATCCGACGGCGGTGAAGGCGGCGGCCGCCCAGATCCGGGCGGCGCTCGGGCCGATCGACATCCTGGTGAACAATGCCGGAGGCGACATCGGGCCGGCCGGCGCCATGGGCCCGCGAGGCGGCAAGCCCGAGCAGAACGACTGCGTGTTCATCTCCGTCGAGGACCTCCGGGCCGTTCTGGATCGCAATCTCTTGTCGTGCATCCTGGTCTGTCGCGAGGTGGTGCCCGAGATGATGGAACGGCGCGCGGGCCGCATCGTGAACATCGGCAGTGTGGCCGGGCTCTCCGGCCGGGCCCAGGGCGCGATGTACGCCACCGCCAAGGCCGCGGTGCACGAGTACACGCGGTGTCTGGCCGCGCAGCTCCGCGTCTTCGATATCCCCGTCAACTGCGTCGCCCCGGGCGGGACGCTCTCGCCGCGCTTCCTGGCCACCGGCCAGGCGGATCCCGGGGTCCTGGAGAAGGGCGACGTGCTGGAAGGGTACGGGCGAGCCGAGGACATCGCCCGAGCCGTCGAGTTCTTCGTGACTGCGGCCGGCCGTCACGTCTCGGGCCAGGTCCTCCGGGTCGACGGCGGCGAGCAGACCTGGCCGGCCTGAGGGCGACGGGACCGCCCGCGGGTCAGCTCGCGGAGCGGGGGTCGAGCGCGTCACGGACGGCGTCGCCCAGGAAGTTCAGCCCCAGCACGGTCACGAACAGCGCGGCGCCCGGCCCGAAGACGATCCAGGGGGCCTGCTGGAGGTAGCCGCGGCCGGCGTTGATCATGCTGCCCCAGGAGGCCTCCGGTGGCTGGATGCCAAGCCCCAGGAACGAGAGCGAGGCCTCGGCGAGGATGGCGAACGCCACGCTCAGCGACGCCTGGACCACGATCGGCGTGGCCGCGTTCGGCAGCACGTGGCGCCAGGCGATCCGCCAGCCGGGCGCCCCCAGTCCACGCGCGGCGTCGACGTATTCGCGGGCCTTGATGGTCAGCACCTGGCCCCGCATCAGTCGCGCGAAGGTGGGAGTGTAGACCACGCCCAGGGCGATCAGGACGCCGGTCAGGTCCGCCCCGAGCACGGCGCCGAGAGCCAGCGCCAGCACCAGCGGCGGGAAGGAGAGGACGGCGTCCATCAGCCGCATCACCAGCCCGTCGGTCCGCCCGCCCCAGTAGCCGGCCACCAGGCCCAGCAGGCTGCCGGCCACCGTCGCCATGGCCACCGAGACGAAGCCGGCGACCAGCGAGATCCGCGTGCCCCAGATCACGCGCGAGAGCACGTCGCGCCCGATGTTGTCGGTCCCCAGGAGGTGAGCCCGACCCGGCCGGGCCAGGCTGTTGCCGAGCTCCTGCTTGAGCGGGTCGTAGGGCGCCAGCAGCGGCGCCAGCACCGCCACCCCCAGCGTCACCAGCATCACCACCGCCCCGAACGGCGCCAGCCGGGCACTGGCCGCGCGGCGCAGCAGCATCCAGCGCCGCACCCGGACCGGCCGGGCGGCCGCCATCGCCGGACGCGGAACGGCCGACGCTTGCTCAGCGATATCTGATCCTCGGGTCGAGCCAGCCGTAGACCAGGTCGACCACCAGGTTCGACAGGATGAAGCCGATGGCGATCAGCAGGACCACGCCCTGGACCAGCGGGTAGTCCCGCGCGAAGACGGCATCCACGACCAGACGGCCGACCCCCGGCAGGGCGAACACGTACTCGGTGATCACGGCGCCGCCGATCAGCGTCCCGAGCTGGAGCCCGAGCAAGGTGACGACCGGGATCAAGCTGTTCTTGAGCGCGTGGCGACGGAGGACCATCCGCTCGGACAGCCCCTTGGCCCGGGCGGTGCGGACGTAGTCTTCGGCCAGCGCCTCGAGCAAGCTGGAGCGCAAGGTCCGCGTGATCACGGCGGCCAGCGCCAGGCCCAGGGTGATGGCCGGCAGCGTGAGCGAACGCAGTCCGTTCAGCGGCTCCTCGAAGGGATCGGTGTAGCCGGAGACCGGCAGCCAGCGGAGCGTCACGCCGAAGAAGAAGATCAGCAGGAGGGCAACGAGGAAATTCGGCATGCAGATCCCGAACAGCGCGAACGTGGTGCCGACGCCATCGACCGGCGTGTTGCGGCGAGCGGCCGAGACGATCCCGACGGGGAACGCCACCAGCAGCGCGATGGTCATCGCGAACACCGCGAGCTGCAGGCTGGGCCGGATGCGGCGGCCGACGTTCTCGATGACCGGCTCGCGATTGCGGATGGAGCGCCCGAGGTCGCCCTGCAGGAGCCGTCCCATCCAGGCCACGTACTGGACGGGGATCGGCTGATCCAGCCCGAGCTCCCGCCGGAGGGTCGCCTTCACCGTGGCGTCCACCGACTCCGCCATCATGGCGTCGATCGGATCCCCCGGCGTCAGGTGAATCAGCGCGAACACGCCGGCGGTGACGAGCAGCAGGACCGGGATGGTCGCGATCAGGCGGCGGAGGACGAAGCGGCCCACGATGAGGGATCGTCGGTCAGCGGTCGGCCGTCCGGGCCGGCCTCAGGGCGAAGGAATGCGATCCCGCGCCCGCCCTACTTCAGCCACACGTCCTTGAACCGCATCATCCCGTCCGGGATCGGCTCGTAGCCCTGGACCTTCGGGCTGAAGGCCTTGGGCTCGATGGGGTGGACGATGAACACCTCCGGCAGCTCCTCGTGGAGGATCCGCGTGAGCTCGCTGTAGAGCTTCTTCCGCTCGGCGCGGTCGGAGACCTCGCGGGTCTTGTCCAGGATCGCATCGATCCGCGGGTTGGAGATGCCGGACCAGTTGAGCGAAATGCCCTGGGCGGTCTTGAAGAACTGGAAGGTGTTGCCGT
The genomic region above belongs to Candidatus Methylomirabilota bacterium and contains:
- a CDS encoding TRAP transporter substrate-binding protein — translated: MSLRQGRVILVLALTTLLVATAPWPAAAQTIALKGAVQFNDDHAFNRALLKFEELVKKYYGRPVNFVLHRNGELGLEKDYFAYMSQGISVDYAIVAPSHMSTFSKGAPLMDMPFLFRDLAHWNKVLDSDALQPIADEVAKKADVMLIGYAGGGVRNIIAKKPVRNMEELRGLSIRVMGAPIQTRMFQAITAAPTVIAYNEVYNAIQTGVIQGAENESAGMEQMKFYEVGPEISLTQHAITIRPICISGKTFRKLPTELQAAVLKAGKEAGAYGRQVESTEDQQRLDRLQKEGKLRTHPFTERAKLLELAEPVKQAYAKEIGAEAVLARINAVK
- a CDS encoding Ldh family oxidoreductase is translated as MAVRVPVEALREFSVRAFEAVGVPRPDAEVTADSMIQASLRGEGDHGMRLCAIWVHKIRDGGTNPLTPLEVVREAPATALLDAHDGIGAVAATRAMDMAIGKAREIGIGWVGVRNSNSCGSAKFYAMKALPHRMIGIALTNGVPLVVPPGGLDARTGTNPIAIAAPAKSEHPVVLDMATAAIAFERLRVYASRGEKIPVGWAIDREGNPVEDPSRVNEGGFLKGGALLPLGGYKGFGLSVMVNVLTGVLMGGAYMAGLSEFAPHDTPERDSFALGAINIDHFIPYEEFVERMDDLIRATKDCTLAPGVQQIYLPGERGFQRERARRQAGMPLDGPTADALRAIARELDLPPVPGL
- a CDS encoding nitroreductase/quinone reductase family protein — its product is MTGDAETDPLYLYLTTTGRRTGQPREIEIWFTEHDGHHYVIAEHRERAQWVRNARADPRVRWRVGDATFTGRARIIEARPEPELSAAVQARSVAKYGWGNGLVVELTPDPPAA
- a CDS encoding endonuclease/exonuclease/phosphatase family protein — translated: MMRVGIRLLLLALLPLAGSTPAMAQPPLKYVSYNILHGGALSGLSGDAQDLDRRLELAVQELRLLDPDIIGLQEASVNRWRGNVAARLADALGFHYVRGTALFRLFPFEWFNGFVAWLMNLSEGPAIVSRFPIIDWEQYDLPRCNGWYDPRVLLYATLETPWGRVTVASTHTTRGFCEAPRVIDILQARRGLLPTVLMGDFNATEGSTAISALIERAGFVDTFRAANPGDPGPTVWQRVYASTPTVSRRVDFVFMMPGSEVPGRVLASRVVLNSPGRLDDGRVLWPSDHYGVFTELEVFPGSAGRDGSYSRPG
- the moaA gene encoding GTP 3',8-cyclase MoaA encodes the protein MPYLDAPRPTMDTLGRPLRNLRVSVTDRCNLRCQYCMPEEEYAWLPRKDLLTFEEIRELVGIFTELGVDKVRLTGGEPLLRRDLPTLVRMLADTPRIRDLAITTNGVLLADQAGALCDAGLHRVTVSLDSLRPERFKALTRRDTHDRVLGGIEAVRRVGFRGTKLDSVIIRGVNEDELVDLVEYAKRVGAEVRFIEYMDVGGATDWSMDRVVSRATMLETLTRHYGPIEPVIEASSAPADRFRLPDGTIFGIIASTTTPFCRSCDRSRLTADGTWYLCLYAQKGVDLRTPLRAGAPRADIKALIASTWIDRRDRGAEERKALEAGGVRGVLIQIEGLRQDPRLEMHTRGG
- a CDS encoding aldo/keto reductase — its product is MISRPFGPTGKPVAVIGQGTWHMGEARGSRKDEVAALRLGIELGLTHIDTAEMYGDGGAERVVAEAVAGRRGDVFIATKVLPSNASHAGTLRACEHSLKRLRIDYVDLYLLHWWSGEHPVAETMRAMEELVARGLVRFIGVSNFDVGQIKAAQAALRRERLACNQVLYHLRDREIEKAVLPYCEAQEIAVVGYTPLARGGYMSGAAAEVARRHGRTPRQVALNFLTRRPALFTIPKASRPDHVRENAAALDFALTEADLRAIDAAF
- a CDS encoding SDR family NAD(P)-dependent oxidoreductase encodes the protein MAGSRPLEGQVAWVTGSSRGLGRAMATHLGRLGAAVAVHGTTLTSARAFGEAESLEQVARDVAAETGSRVVAVWADLTDPTAVKAAAAQIRAALGPIDILVNNAGGDIGPAGAMGPRGGKPEQNDCVFISVEDLRAVLDRNLLSCILVCREVVPEMMERRAGRIVNIGSVAGLSGRAQGAMYATAKAAVHEYTRCLAAQLRVFDIPVNCVAPGGTLSPRFLATGQADPGVLEKGDVLEGYGRAEDIARAVEFFVTAAGRHVSGQVLRVDGGEQTWPA
- a CDS encoding ABC transporter permease, yielding MAAARPVRVRRWMLLRRAASARLAPFGAVVMLVTLGVAVLAPLLAPYDPLKQELGNSLARPGRAHLLGTDNIGRDVLSRVIWGTRISLVAGFVSVAMATVAGSLLGLVAGYWGGRTDGLVMRLMDAVLSFPPLVLALALGAVLGADLTGVLIALGVVYTPTFARLMRGQVLTIKAREYVDAARGLGAPGWRIAWRHVLPNAATPIVVQASLSVAFAILAEASLSFLGLGIQPPEASWGSMINAGRGYLQQAPWIVFGPGAALFVTVLGLNFLGDAVRDALDPRSAS
- a CDS encoding ABC transporter permease, producing MGRFVLRRLIATIPVLLLVTAGVFALIHLTPGDPIDAMMAESVDATVKATLRRELGLDQPIPVQYVAWMGRLLQGDLGRSIRNREPVIENVGRRIRPSLQLAVFAMTIALLVAFPVGIVSAARRNTPVDGVGTTFALFGICMPNFLVALLLIFFFGVTLRWLPVSGYTDPFEEPLNGLRSLTLPAITLGLALAAVITRTLRSSLLEALAEDYVRTARAKGLSERMVLRRHALKNSLIPVVTLLGLQLGTLIGGAVITEYVFALPGVGRLVVDAVFARDYPLVQGVVLLIAIGFILSNLVVDLVYGWLDPRIRYR